The Siniperca chuatsi isolate FFG_IHB_CAS linkage group LG7, ASM2008510v1, whole genome shotgun sequence genome includes a window with the following:
- the si:ch211-11n16.2 gene encoding zinc finger FYVE domain-containing protein 1 → MSEILMKEMESISISSMTAEKRPGGVPSFLLVDEQENLQVRDESDFVDRLGCGDVAGVKVLSIFGNTGDGKSHTLNHILFGGESVFYTSKSPSSCTVGVWAAYDPTLSLVALDTEGLLGAAANQNQRMRLLLKVLAVSDIVVYRTRAERLHNDMFLFLSSASGAYLKHFTPELRALSSRCGLDVPLSSLGPAVIVFQETTHTQLLGHDSKVGGHADTLLQKRFHDLGLGTEAFSSVQYVGSQTITPPTDYNRLLEAVRQQVKNTHTRSPRQPGIVFHALEALSERFCGELSDDKMTLYSFFPDEYFTCSAVCLSCNIRCKNGMNHLKDRVPHMADGLCQYAHQYNNKVLICKRCYEGGREVIVVPKTSASSDNPWFGLAKYAWSGYVLECASCGVIYRSRQYWMGNQDPESSVVRSEVKHVWEGSDTFLTTHQNAAQRVLDGMNFMIQSVSEYSTGPTKAVTAWLTDQVAPPYWRPNTEITACHGCQKVFEEAERKHHCRSCGEGFCHPCSSHRMPVPERGWGSGPVRVCKACYRQGGPADTNSQVCKVEPRGLIARRVTEVAQSTLDMVTTAVDYPLCFVKDVARPDYWVPDQDITQCHQCSKTFTSAMSKHHCRACGQGVCGPCSTHIRPVPSRGWDHPVRVCDSCHARTDSL, encoded by the exons ATGTCCGAAATACTGATGAAAGAAATGGAGAGTATATCGATCAGTTCAATGACGGCAGAGAAGCGTCCAGGCGGTGTCCCGAGCTTCCTGCTGGTGGATGAACAAGAAAACCTGCAG gtCCGCGATGAGTCTGACTTTGTGGACAGACTTGGCTGTGGGGACGTGGCAGGAGTCAAGGTCCTCTCCATCTTTGGCAACACCGGTGATGGCAAGTCACACACCCTCAACCACATCCTATTCGGTGGTGAGAGTGTGTTCTACACCTCCAAGTCCCCCAGCTCCTGTACGGTGGGAGTGTGGGCCGCGTATGACCCCACCCTCAGCTTGGTCGCCCTGGATACTGAGGGCCTGTTGGGggctgcagccaatcagaaccaGAGAATGCGGCTGCTGCTAAAG GTATTGGCAGTGTCTGATATAGTAGTCTATCGTACACGGGCAGAGCGCCTTCACAACGACATGTTCCTGTTCCTGAGCAGCGCCTCGGGGGCCTACCTGAAGCATTTCACCCCGGAGCTCAGGGCCCTCTCCAGCCGCTGTGGTCTGGACGTGCCCCTCTCTTCTCTTGGGCCGGCAGTTATCGTCTTCCAGGAGACAACGCACACTCAGTTGCTCGGCCATG ATTCTAAGGTGGGTGGCCATGCCGACACACTGCTCCAGAAGCGTTTTCACGACCTGGGCTTGGGGACAGAGGCCTTCAGCTCGGTGCAGTATGTAGGCTCCCAGACCATCACTCCTCCCACTGACTACAACAGGCTGCTGGAGGCCGTGAGGCAGCAAGTGAAGAACACTCACACACGCTCCCCCCGCCAGCCCGGGATAGTGTTTCACGCTTTGGAA GCCCTAAGTGAGCGTTTCTGTGGAGAACTGTCAGACGACAAGATGACCCTATACTCATTCTTCCCAGACGAATACTTCACCTGCTCCGCTGTCTGCCTCAGCTGCAA CATTCGCTGTAAAAATGGAATGAACCATCTGAAAGACAGGGTCCCCCACATGGCAGATGGACTGTGCCAGTACGCACACCAGTATAACAACAAGGTCCTTATCTGTAAG AGGTGCTATGAAGGAGGCAGAGAGGTGATTGTCGTGCCCAAGACGTCCGCTTCCAGTGACAACCCATGGTTTGGACTGGCCAAGTATGCCTGGTCAGG CTATGTGTTGGAGTGTGCTAGCTGTGGTGTAATCTACCGCAGCAGACAGTACTGGATGGGAAACCAGGACCCTGAGAGCAGCGTGGTGCGATCTGAGGTCAAGCATGTCTGGGAGGGG TCGGATACCTTTCTGACCACCCACCAGAACGCTGCCCAGAGGGTGCTGGATGGGATGAACTTCATGATCCAGTCAGTGTCGGAGTACAGCACCGGCCCCACCAAAGCTGTCACTGCCTGGCTCACTGACCAGGTGGCGCCGCCATACTGGAGACCCAACACAGAGATCACT GCCTGTCATGGCTGTCAGAAGGTGTTCGAGGAGGCGGAGAGGAAGCACCACTGCCGATCATGTGGCGAGGGTTTCTGCCATCCCTGCTCCAGCCACAGGATGCCGGTGCCAGAGAGAGGCTGGGGCAGTGGCCCTGTCAGGGTGTGTAAGGCCTGCTACCGACAGGGAGGGCCAGCTGACACTAACAGCCAGG TGTGTAAGGTGGAGCCTCGTGGTCTAATAGCTCGCAGGGTGACGGAGGTGGCCCAGTCCACACTGGACATGGTCACCACAGCTGTGGACTACCCTCTCT GTTTTGTGAAAGATGTGGCTCGGCCAGACTACTGGGTGCCAGACCAGGACATCACCCAGTGCCACCAGTGCTCCAAGACCTTCACTTCGGCAATGTCCAAGCACCACTGCAGGGCCTGCGGACAGGGTGTGTGCGGTCCCTGCTCCACGCACATCAGGCCTGTGCCCTCCCGAGGCTGGGACCACCCAGTCAGAGTGTGTGACAGCTGCCACGCCCGCACGGATAGTCTGTGA